The DNA region TAGTCTAAAATGAACCAAAAATAGAACTACTAAACCTTTCATTTCTTGTACATGCAAACAAATGATCATCTCATGACACATTCACATTTTAAGATAAAATTAAATGGTCATATCCAACCATGTACTAGCCATGTATGTGCTTTACATCAAGAAAAAATGGTTAATACAAACATGTTAAAAAGCCATGCTCTAAACAGACATAGGATGATACCAATGAGACATTGATTTTCATGACATGTCAAAGTTCCATTCCAAGTAGTTAACATGAGCCACCAAACTATATAGAAGAAAGATCTTCATATATAGTTTTGATACCAGGTCTTTCGGAAACCGATCGAATACATCGGATTGCTATTCCCAAGACCTCTTTCATTCCCTTTTCTACAACTGGATTTCCCATTTCTGACATCAGAGTAGAATCAAAACACTCCGAGCCTCGACCTTCTGCTACCCGTAATCTTAGCCAATCTGTAAGATCAACACCTCCCTCCTCACCGGATACCACATCACCAGCGCACCTTCCAGTTAAAAGCTCCAAAAGTATAACGCCGAAAGCATAGACGTCTGACTTGAAGGACGGCATTGGCTTCTTGGAAGCGGCTAACTCTGGTGCACGATAACCTAAGACACCGGCATCAAGAATCTGTTCAATAGTGCCAGCTTGAGTCATAAGTCGGTGAAGACAATAATCAGCAACGCGTGCGTTCATATCAGGTGTGTCTAACAGGACGTTTGTAGCTTTAAGGTTCCCATGAGGAACAGCTCGGTCGAAATGGAGATAGTTCAGGCCACGTGCTACGTCAACTGCTATTTTGAGCCTCTGAGCCCATGTTAATGGTGGACCGTTTCTTCCTGGTCGATCTGAGGATTTCAAATTGTCGATAAGTTCAAACTTCAAATATTTTAAGAATAATAACAAACAGATACAATGGATGAAATATGAAACATCTATTAGCAGCACAAGCAAATATTCATAATAAAAAGAAGTAGAGTGAGATATTACCATAAAGAAAACTTGAAAGACTTCCTGGTGAAATGTAATCTGAAAGAATGAGCTTCTCATGCTGCGTAGGACCCCAATAATAACCTCTCAAACCGACGACATTCGGATGCCTGATGTTTGCAaactttcttatctctttaacAAATTCTTTCCTTTGTTTCGCCACTCCTTCTCTCAACCACTTCACTCTCAACAACACGCCATTATCCAAAGTTGCCTTGTAAGAAGTACCGTGACTACTTCTTCCCAAAACTTCAGCCGGTGCCCTAGATAGCTCCTCGGGTGTCAGCGATATTGTATCATCAAGAAAATGCAGCTCACCAATCAACCTATCTGGAGACCTCGTATCTAGTCTTGCAAGATTTTCGGCAGTCAATGAATCGCCAGATCCTGGTGACCATGAAAAGTGGCTATGTTTCGATGGGGAGAATCCAGCTACAGCTGCAGTTTTTTCATCAGGGCTAATTATTTCTGATGGTGATCCTTTACGTGAGGCTACGAGATCTTCAGCTGATACAACCAAAGGGGCGCCTCTCTCTGTCGGACGAATAGGTCCAGAGATTACCGGTTGAGGGCGCCCGCGGATATCCTTATTTGTATCATATTCTTGAGTAGATGATCTTGACATACGTATGTAGTGTATGAAGACAGCCAGTAAGATTAATATGAAGAGAGCAACCACACATGACACTATAATTATTACTTTAACAACCGTCTTCATAGACTTCCTCCCCTTGGAACTATCGGCCGGTGAAACGGTTGATCCGGGAGGACCATTTGGAAAATGTAACTTTGCATTTCCAGGAAAGAAAGAAGAAGTCGGGAACTTCCTAAGAATTTCTGGGACAACTCCAGATAGATCATTTTCCGAAGCATTGAAGTCTTTGAGTCCAATTGGCATGTTATTTGGAAGTGGACCGGTAAAACGATTATCCGATATATCCAAGGAGTCTAGAGAACTCATGTCAGAAATAGTAGTTGGTAGAGAACCGGCAAATTTATTTCCAGCGATATTGAGCACTCTCAGGCTAGTTAATGATCCAAACTTATCAGGAAAAAAGCTACTAAGCTGGTTGTGAGAAAGATCAAGAACTTGAAGATGAGATTGGTCAAGAGTAGACGATAAATTGATGCCACCATCGATCAAATTATTTTCGAGATGAAGCTCTTGTAATGTTGGCATTGTGAAAAAATCTGGTAGAAGAAAGCCTTTTAATTGGTTGGAACTGATATCAAGCACTCTAAGCTTTGGATACCGTGTTAACACATTTGGAAGGTTGTCACCGAGATCATTACCGGATAAGTTCAAATAGTTCAATCGCATAAACTGAGGAGTTACCTCGGGGATGTTCCCAGTCAAACGATTCCGGCTGAGATCAAGATATTCTATGTTCCCCCATTTAAACATCCTCGTCAAATTTCCTTCAAATTTGTTATTTGACAGATCAAGTACAGCGCAACTTCCAGTCAGTGGCGGCAGCTGGCCAGTGAAACCATTCGACGAGATATTCAGAAAGTGAAGTGTCGTGGATGTAATTATACTCAGCGGTCCTGCAAGACAATTACAATATTAGATTAATAGCAAAATAAGACAGAAAGTGAAACCATTTTGACTGTAAAAAGAAAAATCGGAATTAACAATCTCTACCTGAGAGATTGTTGGCGCTCAAATCAAGTTCAGTTAAAACCAAAGAATCTCCTTTAAGTAAGCCACTTGGAATAAATCCTGAAAATCTATTGTTGCTAAGCTTAAGGATTTGGAGATCGTAAACAAAATCGAATCCAGGTAATTCACCATTCAATTGGTTATAACTGAGATCCAACACCTTCAAGTTTTGGAAAACCGGTTGCTCAGCTCCACCAACCAATGAACCAGTAAGCTGGTTATGGCTTAGATTCATATACTTAATACTTTCAGATATTTGCGGAAGAAATTTGCCGGAATCGGAACTCAGCAGCATGTTATCACTTAAATCAACATAGCTAGCACTTGATAAAAGCATGAATTCAAGATCTAAAGTACCGTCGAGCATATTCCCGTGCAAGTCAAGTTTATCAAGGTTGGAAATAAGCTCGAAACCTCTGGGAATTTTTCCAGTGAAGCCATTATGAGACACATTAAGAGATACAAGACTATCCAGCTTAGTCAACGATTGCGGAAGCGCTCCGGAAAGGGCGTTGCAGCTCAAGTCTAAAGATTTGATGGAAGACATCTCTGAAATAGAATTCGGAATTGGACCGGAAAAGTTATTTCCAGCCAATGACAGATTCTGCAAGCTATCAAATTTACCGATTCCATCCGGTAAGGACGAGGAAAAGAGGTTATTAGAAATATCAAGAAATTCAAGGCTTTTGAAATCGGCAACATTGTCAGGTAATTTTCCTGATATGGAATTGTTGGCCATGGAAAGTTTCACAAGCTTTGACAGATTAGAAAAAACACTCAAGTCAGTATCGGCAGAGAGACCTAAGTTATCAAGGACAACACCAGCAACATTACCACCGTTACAAAGAACACCATTCCATGAAGACGGACAACCGTCAAAGTCAATGGATTCTTCATTCCATGAATTCAGGACATAACCAGTAGGGTCATGCTTGATGCATTTCTTAAATTCCAACAATGCTAAAATGTCCTGTGAAGGAAGCTGCCCCATAATGGTAAAGAAAGATGCAGATAACACAAAAAGGGTAAAGAGCTTCATAGCTTTCACTCTTCTAGCTCAAAAGGATATATCAACTAGTATTTTTCACAAGTTTCAACGAACATGTACAAATTAAATTTCCAAAATACCCTTTTTTTGTTCTTGTGGAAGAAAGTAGCATAGAAGTAAGCTCAATCTTCAAAAACCCAGAAAACCCAATATAGCTTCTTCAAATTTACAGTGACCTAATCTTCTgcaagaaaaagaaaaaacagCATTTTATAAGAAATTTAATAAAAAACTTTGGAGTCATAAAATGCTAAACAACCACCAAATAAAACCAGAAGCTTATCCTTAAAAAACATAGATTGTACTAATGCAATGTAGATTTAACAGAGACAAAACAATAACTACACATAATAAACAAAAACATAAATGCACTGAACTTAACCAGAAAAGCAAAAAAGAGTAGATTTTTAGAGATCTGAAAACATAAAAACATAATATTTATATTTCTAACCAAAATAATTTCTTTCAAGTACAATGTAGACTGCAACAGAAAACCCTACCTTCAAGTATCAAACTTTAGAACTCATTACAAAGTTTAAACCTTTCAAAACCTCATAACTAAGGTACAAAGAAGCAGCATTGTAGTGGCTACAACCAACTCATGAAACAAAAAGGGTAATGAATACTCAATTTGACATCAATGTTGCAATAAAGATGAAGGGACCCATGAACTTTTTTTGGTATCAAAAAGCTTTGATGGAAGGAGTGATATCTTTTTCTAACCTAAAAAAAAGAATTGAAATTTCTGAAAGCAGTAAATAAACCCATCATTTACTTTAATGCTTAATGCCAACAGAACCTTAAAAAACTATACCTTTGTCCTTTTAGTTAGTGTCTTTTAGCAGACATGTGACAATGAAAGACCTTAAAACAAAACCCTAGTTTTAAATTTGTAAGAGTGTTTTAAAGTAAAGTTGTGAGTTTGAATTTCATCCTTTTGAGGGTTTTTTTAGTAGCTGCATTCTAAAATGGATGCAATATAAAAAGTGTAAAAtggaaagaaaaaaaacaaaaaagtttttatttttattttagtattttttttgGGCAAAATATTAGGGATTTACCCGCCAAAAAAAGAGTGAGGGAATCTAATCTAATAGTAATCTCTAACTTTCCTAGTGGACGTGAAAAGATTTTATCAAATGGGGTTTTTAAGATTTTAGGGTTGGAAAGTGGGTCCCACACTGCCCCTTTGACTGGGTTTTATTGGTTTCATCAATAAAGACACAGTTACATAATCAGAGGAAATGAAGAGGTGAAGTTGGTGAAGGAATAATGGAGATGGGTTAAGGGATGGGGCCCATGGGCCAAGGGCCTGTCCTATAAATAGGGCCTATTGGTTAACTGCTAAATAGACAAATTGATAGCAGAATATAATAAATTGAGAAATTTGATTGCTATATAAAGTACTACTAGTTTTCTCTTTTCAATCATGACCTCATATATTGTTGAAAATTAGTACTAGTCACTCTAATTGTAATGATCTAGATGGTCttatataattattattttttcttttagagTAATAATTAATATGAGTTTATTAATACTAATTGTGTAAACAAATAAGAACCTTCAATCATAATCATATTAGCACATTAGTATGTAATGTAACAACATGATGTTACATAGTAATTAGATCTTTTAAATATGTGATATCCAATAAGAGATTTGTTCAAGTGTGTGAATAGAATGATTACCCAAGAGTCAAGTGGAGTTTGGACTAGTAAAAAGGGTTAAGTGCAAATTGAAATTAAGTTTCGATTAAAAAGTTATTCACATTTACTATTTAGTAATGGATCGTACAAAATTATTTCATGTGGAAAAAATACCTAAGATAATAATAAAAGAGTGctgaaaattcaaaaattataattataataaatCATTCACGGGTTGCTTAACTAAAATATGCTAGACTTGGAAATTTTATTTGAATGAATTTTATTTTGGGTCAGCCACTAGTTCAAAAGGAGAAAGTCCAATCATTCGTTTAAGTTATTTCATCAAAATACCTAATGTACAATGTGACCTAACTTTGGAACTTTTCACGATGAATCTAAGTCAGAGGCTACTGTCTAATGTTAGATGTCATTGGACAACCTCCCGTATTTCATGATAAAATGGCAGAAAATGTCTATAACCGACATTGACATATAAGGCATCCACGTGAGGTTtgactctctctctctctctctctctctctctctctctctctctctctctctctctctctctctctctctctctctctctcacacacacacacacacacacacacacacacacatagCTCATTTTGCTCCCCATTCTGTTAGTGGTTGAGGCGTTGGAGTATTAACTTTACATATCTACTTCTGCGTTAGTGTATTGGAGATCCATTTCACTACATCAAGACCCCACTCGACCACTTCACCAAGTACTTTTGGTTCCCTAGTTGAACAATGACGTCATCTGTGAGAATCGATTTCTAATTCCTGCAAATTTTCATAATTAGGTTTCTTTTAATTCAAAGTCACAAATCACAATAACGATTACACTTGAACGAAAAAAAGTGACTTTCGATCCAACCACAAAAAAAATGCCATAACTCCATTAACATTCAGATCATGCTCTACCTTCGTCGTTAATTCAACTGCTTCAAGATATTCTAAAAATTCACTCAAATCATCAACAACAGTCTAAAAACAAAAAAGAGATAGACATATTATAAGATTTCGAGACCACGAGAAGATGGATGGAAATCCTAATACGACACATCTACTAGTCGTAATTGTCGTTATAATTAATTACTCAGTATTGAGGATCCTTATTGACAACGGAAGATCATGCAACCTGATGTACCTAAGAGTCTTCAAGAGGTTAGGATTGCGCGTGAAATATTTGAAGTCATGTGAAGGCGGTAATCTTCTAGCTTCAACGATTCCTTAACCTGTCCATGTGGAATCATGGATCTACCAGTCTCATTTAGATAAGAAAAAATAAGAGAATCGTGAAAGTGTGATTCATCATCATCCCTTGCGAGATCTTCTATAACAACATCATAGGAAGGTCGTTTCTGGAAGCATCAGACGCAATGGCCCTACAGTcaatttgaaaatgaaatatcATAACAGGTTGGGTGAGCTAGTCATTATTGTAGTTGATTTGTGTGGAGCTTTCCTTATACATAGTAAGGTATTAAATAACCCATTCGCGATTGTCATCACCTCTGAGAGGGGAAAGAAGAATTTTTGTGAAGCGGTTGGCAATCGACCATGACGTGTGAAAAGATAAAATCCCTCAAGATAATCAAGGTAGTTCGTCTGCAGGAGTCGAGATTAAAACCTTAAGGCTTGTTCCAAATTGCGAGTTTGAAATCGTCCAATTGGATGATAACCTATCATGGTCAGTATGTATTGGTGTTGATCAGTCGTCCATAATGAAGAAAGGGTTTGTTGGGTGTGTCAGAGCCAATATCGACCTTTTCACAATCTCCCTTGACTAGATGTCAGACATAGGTTTCAGTGTGATGTACCATAAATGGAATATTAATCCTTTCGCACAATACGTGGCCCATAAAAGAAGGCAACGATTCCCTGAGAAATATATATCAACCATAAAGATAGCCAAGAGAGGAAAACCTACATGATTGGAATCTCGCTAATGTATTCAACATGAGGCTCAATCCAAAAAAAACATAACTTTTGGGTATGTGATGAGAAATTTATGGTCTTTTACCTAACAAAAAGAGGCATATAATTGAACCCGGGAAAATGTGAGACACTCATCAAGATGGCATCGCCAACGACTAAGAAAGAAGTAATGAAGTTGAATGGGATGTTGACATCCTTAATCAGGCCTCAAAAGCGTCACTAAAAGATAAATAATGTAGCTTTGGCCCTTGCTATCGCATCCAAGGAGTTGTGATAGTACTTTCTAACACATATCATTATTGTTCGCACTGATATAACACTAAAGCAAGTACACCATCGACCATATTTGGTTGGGAGGTTAACCAAGTGGTCTATCTAAATGTTAGAACAAGTTTGGTTCTACGACTAtccttaagttttgatgataacaaaatTTTAAGAGAACAATTTTGTACTCTAACCAGTTTCTTTAATGTGCAGAAAAATTGGAACAGATTCTGACTCTAAAGATGTCTAAACTTTGAGCCAAAGAAAAGAAGCATTCAAATAAGTCAACTCAGATCTTTCAAAGTCAATGTTCTAAACATAAGTTCTCAAGTCTGTCTCTAATATAAATAGCTCTGACTATCTGCTTGTCAAGTCTCAAAAACCAACATCTAAAGACTATGAAGTCTCACAAAATATTTTGAAGACAGACATGCTACTCAAGCTTCAACAACAAATATCAGAAGCCTTTAAATGTAAGTTATTCAAATGGAAACAAAAGATTTGATGTGAGGGAAGTATGGAAGCAAAACTACTTTTTCCATGAGGTATTATACTTTGTGTAAAAGAAGTCTTATGCATCCAATCATCTTCACCAACTACAGGTTACAACCTTACTCTAATGTTTCGCTTGAAGTGATCTTCTCCAACGGATACTTAGAGTATATTTTCATCTTCACCTCCAACTGGTCTATCATCATCTATTTAAATAAGACATTGAAGATTGAAGAAGGTGACAAACAAAGACTT from Lathyrus oleraceus cultivar Zhongwan6 chromosome 1, CAAS_Psat_ZW6_1.0, whole genome shotgun sequence includes:
- the LOC127075314 gene encoding LRR receptor-like serine/threonine-protein kinase GHR1, yielding MKLFTLFVLSASFFTIMGQLPSQDILALLEFKKCIKHDPTGYVLNSWNEESIDFDGCPSSWNGVLCNGGNVAGVVLDNLGLSADTDLSVFSNLSKLVKLSMANNSISGKLPDNVADFKSLEFLDISNNLFSSSLPDGIGKFDSLQNLSLAGNNFSGPIPNSISEMSSIKSLDLSCNALSGALPQSLTKLDSLVSLNVSHNGFTGKIPRGFELISNLDKLDLHGNMLDGTLDLEFMLLSSASYVDLSDNMLLSSDSGKFLPQISESIKYMNLSHNQLTGSLVGGAEQPVFQNLKVLDLSYNQLNGELPGFDFVYDLQILKLSNNRFSGFIPSGLLKGDSLVLTELDLSANNLSGPLSIITSTTLHFLNISSNGFTGQLPPLTGSCAVLDLSNNKFEGNLTRMFKWGNIEYLDLSRNRLTGNIPEVTPQFMRLNYLNLSGNDLGDNLPNVLTRYPKLRVLDISSNQLKGFLLPDFFTMPTLQELHLENNLIDGGINLSSTLDQSHLQVLDLSHNQLSSFFPDKFGSLTSLRVLNIAGNKFAGSLPTTISDMSSLDSLDISDNRFTGPLPNNMPIGLKDFNASENDLSGVVPEILRKFPTSSFFPGNAKLHFPNGPPGSTVSPADSSKGRKSMKTVVKVIIIVSCVVALFILILLAVFIHYIRMSRSSTQEYDTNKDIRGRPQPVISGPIRPTERGAPLVVSAEDLVASRKGSPSEIISPDEKTAAVAGFSPSKHSHFSWSPGSGDSLTAENLARLDTRSPDRLIGELHFLDDTISLTPEELSRAPAEVLGRSSHGTSYKATLDNGVLLRVKWLREGVAKQRKEFVKEIRKFANIRHPNVVGLRGYYWGPTQHEKLILSDYISPGSLSSFLYDRPGRNGPPLTWAQRLKIAVDVARGLNYLHFDRAVPHGNLKATNVLLDTPDMNARVADYCLHRLMTQAGTIEQILDAGVLGYRAPELAASKKPMPSFKSDVYAFGVILLELLTGRCAGDVVSGEEGGVDLTDWLRLRVAEGRGSECFDSTLMSEMGNPVVEKGMKEVLGIAIRCIRSVSERPGIKTIYEDLSSI